One window of the Lonchura striata isolate bLonStr1 chromosome 9, bLonStr1.mat, whole genome shotgun sequence genome contains the following:
- the GNG5 gene encoding guanine nucleotide-binding protein G(I)/G(S)/G(O) subunit gamma-5 produces the protein MSGSSNVAAMKKVVQQLRLEASVTRVKVSQAAADLKQFCLQNAQHDPLLTGVSSSTNPFRPQKVCSFL, from the exons ATGTCGGGCTCCTCCAACGTGGCGGCCATGAAGAAGGTGGTGCAGCAGCTGCGCCTGGAGGCGAGCGTGACCCGCGTGAAG GTTTCTCAGGCTGCAGCTGACTTGAAGCAATTCTGCCTGCAGAATGCACAACATGATCCCCTACTGACGGGAGTATCATCAAGTACAAATCCATTCAGACCCCAGAAAGTTTGTTCATTTTTGTAA